Proteins co-encoded in one Ciconia boyciana chromosome 14, ASM3463844v1, whole genome shotgun sequence genomic window:
- the SPO11 gene encoding meiotic recombination protein SPO11, whose translation MENHSVCSTEVPAGNKASFRETSLSGHDSHIPSSEVLEAIENVIQDVLKSLAQKKAPVLTLANRSDWRNIEFKDSVGLQMIPRCTTKQVRSDCPRSAPKFALMLKILSMIYKMVQSNTYATKRDIYYSDTLLFGSQSVVDNIINDISCMLRIPRRSLHILSTTKGFVAGNLSYTEEDGTKVNCTCGATAVTVPSNVQGIKNLISHAKFMLIVEKDATFQRLLDDDFCNKLSPCIMITGRGIPDLNTRLLVRKLWDTFQIPIFTLMDADPHGVEIMCIYKYGSVSMSFEAHHLTVPSIKWLGLLPSDLERLNIRKDVLIPFTKQDQNKLASIQKRPYIACQPMWKKELEIMAASKLKAEIQVLTSLSSDYLSRVYLPNKLQFGGWL comes from the exons ATGGAGAACCACAGTGTGTGTTCCACTGAAGTGCCAGCTGGGAACAAAGCCAGCTTCAGGGAAACAAGTCTGTCTGGTCATGATAGCCACATCCCTAg ttctgAAGTTCTTGAAGCAATAGAAAATGTTATTCAAGATGTACTTAAAAGCTTGGCCCAAAAAAAAGCACCTGTTCTCACACTGGCTAACAGATCAGATTGGAGGAATATAGA ATTTAAAGATTCTGTAGGTCTACAGATGATACCACGTTGTACTACAAAACAAGTAAGAAGTGACTGCCCTAGATCAGCACCAAAATTTG cTCTGATGCTCAAAATATTATCTATGATCTATAAGATGGTGCAGAGCAATACTTATGCAACTAAAAG AGATATATATTACTCAGATACACTACTGTTTGGTAGCCAAAGTGTTGTGGACAATATAATCAATGACATTTCTTGCATGCTTAGGATACCTCGGAGAAGTCTACATATA ctgtctaCAACTAAAGGTTTTGTTGCCGGTAATTTAAGTTACACTGAGGAAGATGGTACAAAAGTGAATTGTACCTGCGGTGCAACA gCAGTCACTGTGCCATCTAATGTTCAAGGAATTAAAA atttaatcTCACATGCCAAATTTATGTTAATTGTAGAAAAAGATGCAACTTTTCAGAGACTCCTGGATGATGACTTCTGCAATAAATTGTCCCCATGTATAATGATTACG gGAAGAGGCATACCAGATCTTAACACACGACTTTTGGTCAGAAAGCTGTGGGATACTTTTCAAATTCCTATTTTCACCCTGATGGATGCAGATCCACACG GTGTAGAAATAATGTGCATCTACAAATACGGATCTGTG TCAATGTCTTTTGAGGCCCATCACCTCACCGTTCCATCTATAAAGTGGCTTGGTCTCCTTCCATCTGATCTTGAGAG attaaatataCGCAAAGATGTCCTCATTCCATTTACAAAGCAAGATCAAAATAAGTTAGCAAGTATACAAAAGAGACCTTACATTGCTTGTCAGCcaatgtggaaaaaagaa ctggaaattaTGGCAGCATCTAAACTCAAGGCTGAAATTCAAGTTTTAACTTCTCTTTCATCAGATTACCTTTCCAGAGTCTATTTACCAAACAAACTGCAATTTGGTGGATGGCTATAA